The Polyodon spathula isolate WHYD16114869_AA chromosome 10, ASM1765450v1, whole genome shotgun sequence genome contains the following window.
TGGCATTTCTTTGATCCTCTCAATGATACATTCTGGCTGCTACAGATAAAACAGCCTGGAATTTGCATGGAGTTCTCCCAGCGTGTTTGTAATGTACTTCTGATATTTGTAATATACTTCTTCAATGTTGATTCCTTGAGTCCACAGGTAAGTACAGTAACACGTGACTCTTGCATATGCCCTGATATCACCAGATGCAGCCTGTGAGGAAGACTTCTGAAAACCTTTGACTCAGCTTCTGACGCCTGGTTCATAGTTTATATTTCACCTGTTTCTATAGCTGTGTGGCAGAGCTCTTTACATGTATTCAGGTGGACGTTGCACCAAAAGGCGTAATTAATTAGTTAGTAAGAGtgcatgttaaattaataaaagataCATCTTTCATTGACAGCCTCAGCCCCCTAAACGTGACAGATCACCCATGCCGGAAGAACGAGTAAGTTGGTTCGGTGttctgaaaacaaatataatcAACTAACTCTGTAGTATTCTGCATGCGTCTGACTACAGTCAATTAAAACTCATTTCTAGTGAAACACTTTTGATTGAATTCATGCTATATTTTATTCTATGAACTAGGAATCCCTGAATGTAATATGCTGCGAGTATTGTCTCCTGTTCTAGATGACACATCTCATGCAAtcaaaatgtatatcatttatattaaatggtAGATGTATTCACGGCATTAATCTGTTTCAAACTAACATTAAATGCTCTTCAGCTTGACAAGCCTGAGGATGTGTTCTGTTCCACTCCCTAGCAGTCCTTCTTTCCAATGAGCACTTAATCAAACAATTCTCGAAATCCTGCTTCTGCACTTTACTTCCGATGTCATCGTCATTCTCTAATCATCACAACTCCACTTTCGTTGACAGCCCCAGAGTCCTAGTAGCGACAGCTCACCTAGGTGCAGTGAAACAGTAAGTCAGCAACAAGCATGAACACTAAAACTCACAACCAACCCTGTTCTGGAATTGCTCTGGGTGGAGCTGGTGAACATACTGAAAAGCTTGTATAACTAACAGTGGTGTTGGGATGGTAGGAAACGCATCATGTGCTAGAAAGGCAGGATTTAAGATGAAGTTTACAGGAAGTGGTtgcaaaagcaagaaaaaaagttttaaaaaaaagcacttccTTGCATTTTGAGGGTTTCTTGACTTATTCATTAGTAATATTGGTATGCCAgtttctttcttccagacagtCTTGCACATGTGGGTCAACTGGCATGACAAGCTGCCTTTTAGTGAAAAGCTGCATCAGTTAATAAATACTGAAagtcaaacaaaaaagcatttggcAGGCTTGTGGGCTTATATAATCAGTGAGACCACTTGCTAGTCAAGGTATTGCTGTTGCAGatataaatgcattttcaaaaaacaaagctATATGTTTCTAAAACCTGGCCGTCTTGACAGTTGCTATAGTTACTATTGTCCTAAATGATTCTTCTGTATCCAGTTCCTTACAATTGCGCTGTTTATTGTGGTGAAACACTCAAGCTGCATTTGTAGTATTCTGATAAAACATCTTCAATGATTTAGAGGCTCAGCTGATTGTAATCTGGAAAGCCATGTTAACTGGACGggggtttcactgtgctgtgggCTAATGTTATTCCAACTAACGTCTTTCCATCTTAAACCCTTACTGAGCTTTCCTCTTCCTTTGATGGGATGCAACTGTGCTGCATCACTGAACACTAATGAGGTCGTTCCCTTTAAATTCATAGGTTTTGTTTTTCCCTTAAATGCCAAATTCTAACAGAAATAGTTCAAAAATACAgtcctgtaaaatgtaaaagggtGTTGTTGGATGCCTGTAAACGCTGCCGTCTTGATGAATCCATCTTCTTCAAGaagctgtattttaaataaaaccgtttctttatttaattatgcCTGAATGAGGAAagactgtttcattattttttttctttcagtctcCAAGGACGCTGTCCCCTTCACCATCTGCTGAAGTGAGTAACAGCAGCAAAGTGCAATAATGCTGATTGTAAAATACTAGCACAGAGAAAAATCATGCAGACATTGGATTTCCAGGAAATGGCTGATTGGACCTCACCTGTCAGCTGTATGCTGTGACAGCATCAGCTGTGTGGTGTAGGCGGTCGTATAAGAAGTTGGACGTGTAGGCCATGCATATCGTTCTTTACAAAACgttaaaatgaaacattattatAAACTGATAACGATTGCTATCCAAAAGCATTTGTCCAGACGGGGggggtatattatatatatctatattatatatatatatatatatatagctattatatttagtatatatatatatatatatatacacacacaaaaccaaaaaactttttttgaaacCTCTATGCACATTAAACTTTTGATAACTAAAAGCTtttggtaactacactcacttatatATTAAGTATAATAATGTTGGTAAAACGTTCTTCCTTTCTGGTAATCTCAGGGTTACCATGATATGCGTGAGAGAATGATCCACAGATCCACGAGTCAAGGATCAATCAGCTCTCCGGTCTACAGCCGTCATAACTACACACCCACCTTGCCCCGCTCCCCCCAGCACTTTCACAGACCTGGTGAGTGTATTGGAATACAATGTGTGGGCTTCAGTCATTCACACCAAATACAATTACATGATTGGTGTTTGTcgtttgtaattgttttacagtCTTGTGCCTCTATTCAAGTTTTAGTTTGTACATGTCCTTCCTGGCAAATATTATTTCTTCAAAGGCCTTgaaataaagacagaaaaaagatTTTCGGAAGTGTTTCATATAAATACCATTTTGAAAGTTGCAATACTTATTGGTGCTATTTTTGAAAGAGATAACGTTTAGCTTATATTTTGAGCGGTGAACTGCTGTGtatgcagtgttttttaaaagagaTAACGTTTAGCTTGTATTTTGAAGCGGTAGTCTGCTGTGTATGCAGTGTTTCTAAAAGAGATAACGTTTAGCTTGTATTTTGAAGCGGTAGTCTGCTGTGTATGCAGTGATTTTCTTAGCATATTTACTGCTAGGCATAACTCAATTATAGCCATATAAATGACAGTGAGTATTTTGAGAAGCTGGTGAAAACAGTAAGATAAGGTAATGTATCTGGGATTTCATCCTAAGCCTGAAAAAAAGTTTTGACTTTCGATAACTAGacctgaaagaaaaacagatattGTTGGGTTGCTGAGCTGGAATCGGCTTGctgttatataaaatacaaacacagtgttGGCTGGCTGAAATGAACATCATGAAAAGCTCACACCCAATGGCTAAATCTACAATGCAGACCCTGACCGCACTCCATTCTTAAACAAGGCTGGGAAACCCTTCTTATTGGTTATTTTACTTTGTGCTTCGCTCCCTTCTTTAACCCTTTCTGTATTGCCAGTTACCTTGTGCTTTAGCCTTGTTTCTTCCTACTTGCTTTTCAGTTGCTGAACAGTTTGCGCTTTGTTTCCTTTGGTGCATTCtttttctctccccctctcttcatccccctctctctctctctctctctctctctctctctctctctctctctctctctctctctctctctctctctatcctttctctctctctcttcctggtTTTCTTCTCAATTCTGTTTTCCTTGCTTCCATCCTCCTCCTGACCCCATGACCCCTTGCTGCCACAGAGCTGCTCTCTTCTCCTGCAGTGCAGCGTCTGCCCTACCTGCACACTAGCAGTTTCAGCTCCAGCCACAATGACTCCCGCCCCACCTCCCCATTCCGAAACCACTTCATCCCCCATAATAAAGGTAAGGAGCAAGGCCCCTCAAGCCGCCAGCACCACCTCTTTAATCAGCTTCCAAGCTCTGACACGCCAGAATAAGGTTCATCCCAACAGTGCATTGTGTGCTAAAGGGGAAATATTCCCAGCCATAATTTTCAGATGTTTGCATATCTCTAATATTGACCTTTTAAAGTTCCAGGTAGTCAGGAACACTGGTTTTGATCTTTCAGTCTCCAGATAGGCAGGAATGCTGGTCTTGATCTCAGTCTCCAGATAGTCAGGAACACTCGTCTTGATCTCAGTCTCCAGATAGTCAGGAACACTCGTCTTGATCTGTCAGATAGTCAGGAACACTGGTCTTGATCTCTCAGTCTCCAGATAGTCAGGAACACTGGTCTTGATCTCTCAGTCTCCAGATAGTCAGGAACACTGGTCTTGATCTCTCAGTGTCCAGATAGTCAGGAACACTGGTCTTGGGAACACTGTTAGCACTGCTGCTAATAAGTCAGCAAGTTGCTTCAACTACAAATGTTAATTATGGGGGGAATAGTTGTGTAGTTACATGTACTTCAGTGTCAATGCCCTGCTCCTAACCCTTAACCTTACTCTGACCTTTACCCTCTTATGATGCTCATTCTGTGTGGTTCTATAGAGCAGGAGGAGACAACAGATACATCTGatattatgaaacaaaaaacaacacatttccaTTCCAGTCAGTTAGAGAAGGCTACTGTTTAAAGAAACATTCATTAATCTCAGTACTGGAGCAACGTAACGACTGAGAATGCTACTGGTACGACTAACACCTCAAACAGGTCTCAGTTCTCAACGTTACATATACATTACAAATGTATATTACAAATTAAGACCAAAAAAACATCATAGAGCAACAGCAACTGTGCAAGTTTAATGTAGAAAAATGCAccagaccagttttttttttaaatgtcatggcCCTTATCATTCTCCTTTTTTGCAGCATGCATTTCTGTTGCTTTTTCTTTGTCCCTGTAACATTCACCGGTTTCTCCTCCCCTTCCTTGCAGCTTCTTTCTTCATCGGTATGTTATGGCCCGGCCTTGGTTTGCAcatgtgcctgtctgtctgtctgctgcttGCTGTTGCAGATGATTTCCCAGTCTTTCTCGGGACAGTGTGCATGGTGTGTTTGATGGTCCCTGCAACTTGAACTCAATGATTTTGAGTCTGATGCCCTGGCAGGTTATCACACTTCTTTTCAGTTCTTCAGGTTCTTAAATACAGGCATTCAATAGATGGTGGACTGATTTTAAAGAGAATGCTCTAGTGAATTGTGTAAGGtccatattattatattattcactTACGTTTGACTCAGTTGAAACAGAATATAAGGATATTATTCGGTCTCTTCAAGAATGAGTTGTCGTGTATTATAAGTGATGGGATTGTGTTTGAGTTTAAGATCATTTGTGGACTACATGAGTGGATGAATTAATGTTGGTTTGTCGCAGtacatttaacatttacaaaGTGCACTGTTATTAAACAAAAAGTCAACAAATGTTTGTCAGGTAAACTCGTTTTCATTAAGTCAAGTTGCATGTACCCATGAGTTTGCACAGTAGTTTATTATGCAGCATTGTTACTATAAACCAGTTACTTGTAACAAGCATGCACATTTGCACAATAAATTGCTTTTAACCATTTATCTGCATGACTCACATACTACTTACAAGCCCTATGTACGCTTCTGGAACTTTGAGTTTCGCAAACAGAGTCACACTTTTATGCACAGTGAATGCAAATAAcagcttttaaagtttttaaagctTTGCTGTGTCAGCAAAGttggggtctttttttttttactttttttgtttgttgactTCTCTTTTAACTTGATTTTCTTCCTGTCGATTTCTCTTTTGGCTTGATTTTTTCCTGTTGATTTCTCTTTTGGCTTGATTTTTTCCTGTTGATTTCTCTTTTGGCTTGATTTTTTCCTGTTGATTTCtcttttggtttgattttttccTGTTGATTTCTCTTTTGGCTTGATTTTTTCCTGTTGATTTCTCTTTTGGCTTGTTTTCTTCCTGTTGATTTCTCTTTTGGCTTCATTTTTTCCTGTTGATTTCtcttttggtttgatttttgttcctgcttgtttattttctgctGTATCTTTTCTCACGTTGTTCCGTTCTTCTCATTGGAGGCAATGAGCCGTCCAGCGGTCGGAATTCCCCTCTCCCCTTACGGCCTGACAGCCGTCCTCTCACTCCGACTTACGCACTGAACCTTAAACATTTCCATCTTCCAGGTAGGATCCCCTGCGAGTCTGTCTCGGTCTCCATGTGTCACTAGGTCTGcttgtctctctctgtctttgtctCCATCCACAAGCACTGATTTTTTAGCTGCGGTGCAAATCAAAATCTCACACCAGTACCAAAAGCCTTCTGACGAACTAGCTTCCACACCAAAACCCAACAACAACCGGGTTCATGTTATATGTTGAAACAAGATAGAAGACATAGATATtttacatatgcacacacacacacacgcacacacacacacacacacacacacacacatgcatacaactGTGAAAAAAGAGGAACAATAGAAATTCCCAGGCAGGTTACCTGTGAAATCTTACCAATGTTAGTATTATTTTATACTTGCGTTCATTAAATTATAGGTTATTCgttacaatattgtaaatatgttattattgtgACCTAAATAGAAACTAATTGATTCATGATGTGTAAACCACTTGGCTCACTGCGTTAAATCCAGCATCATTAAAAGTTAAAATCAGTGGGTTTAATTACAGTTTTTAGGAAATGCAACCATTTAAATCAACACTCTTTTGGCATCGATGTAGAAGTATTGTATCACTGTATCATCATTTTTTTTACTGCCACAGTTTCAGATCTGCTTCTTAAAActtgcatttaaatatatgtatagacaatgttaaaaaaaagaatgcattcgGCCGTTGGGGGAATATAGATACAGTAAGTGCTCAAACCACACTGCTACAGACAAGTGCTAAACATTAGAACTACAATGGCGCCTCAGCTATGCactcatgggaaaaaaaaaccttgagtcATAGGCATCTTTTTATTAGCTATGTGCAACTCACAAGCAGGTAcagctttttgaaaaatgaatggcAAATATTCATATGCAAACTGGACAGACATTGCAATCTGTCTGTTAACACTGGGGAATGCTGCAAGCCTTCCAAACGACCCTTCATTGCTCTAATCCTCTCTAATGATTGTCAGGGTATTCTTGAGGAGAGTGCAGTCTGGCAGGGTCAGAGTCAGGTATCTCATGCACCTTTTCACGTGTGATTCAGTGGAAAGGTGTTTCGCATGTTTAACTGTCCTGTACCTGTAGTGTGTGCTTCAGATGTATCCAATAGTAGACTGTATGTGGGTTTAGGAAAGCTTTGTTCAATAAAGAATGCGTGGAATGTTTTGTCTAATATGTGACGTGTGGCCCCCGTTTTCTTAATGTATTCATTATTCgtgcttttatctgttttcttttgtctgttttttcttctgtagAGCTGACTGTTATCAGCTCAGATGTCTGCAGAATTTTAATTTCTTCATGATTCGTTTGACTGTCTTTTTGTGTCTGAAGTAAGACTGTTAAAttagcttgtttttgtttttaatatgacaagatcttctgtttttcatttcacagACCAAGGCATCAACATCTACAGAAAACCACCAATCTACAAGCAACATGGTATAGTCCATTAACCTTTCTTTTCTAGCTACCAAATGTGTTGGTGATGACTGTTTATTACAACGTCATACacaatcacttttttttgttttgttttgttttttttaatttatcccaTAACAGGGAGGTAATTGTGTAAGCTAACACATGGTAACAGTGGTGTTGTCACAACTGTACATTGATGACAAACTTCAGTACGAGAAATTTTAACAATCTGTTGAAATTAGACTTTTACTCTGACAGTCTTAACATGAACTGACAGAATTGtctatatagtataatatatatattagatattatatttatatataatatatatatttatatatataatattattatatatatatatttgcttgcGCATTATATAAGAAAAACTGacttctctaattactgtgtatttacatagcagttacttagtaaatacatgtgtacttacatataattacaatgttattatgcacagttaaaatgtacttaatgtgcaaattTACAATTGTATCACAAAAGGGTTAGGGTTGTTGTTAGAGTTATATTATGTGAAAAGATTGACACCATAAGTACGTTAGAGGTCATTGTCTCTTTTTTAAGTAGGTACCTGCAACAGGGGTAATAGTATCTTGACCTTCACACAGTGattctatagagagagagagcagcttaTCGATTGGGATTGCAACAACGTCACCAAacgtgcttttattttaaatcaaaactacaaagaaaaaacatcccgtaatgagttaaaaaaaaaaatctggaatgctttaaatcagtaaaacaacagcaaatacactGGAGGTTATTTTAAACAATCATAAGCATATATAAAAGGGGGTTactcaggatatatatatatattcactatatatatatatatatatatatatatatatatatatatatatatatatatatatatatatatatatatatatatatatatataagcctgaACTGATAGACAAGTTCCCCCCATTGCCAATCTAGATACACCTGCCCAGATCAAGTCTGCAGAGGATATCATCAAGTCTGCCAAGTTCCCAGCAGCCTTCGCTCCCTCCCCTGAGGACACAGCAAAGATTGAGACAGACCACTGGCCTTGCCCACCCTCACTCGCTGCCATAGGTATGATACCACCCTTACCCAGAGAGAGATGAACTGTGCACTTCATACTGTTCTACTGCGGGGGAGAACATAAACCCCGTTGAAACACAGAACCACCGGTGCTAGGAACACATGCATTGCATCttcaatcattttattaacatacacccCACTGAAACACAGAACCACCGGTGCTAGGAACACATGCATTGCATCttcaatcattttattaacatgcacCTCACTGAAACACAGAACCACCGGTGCTAGGAACACATGCATTGCATCttcaatcattttattaacatgcacCTCACTGAAACACAGAACCACCGGTGCTAGGAACACATGCATTGCATCttcaatcattttattaacatacacccCACTGAAACACAGAACCACCGGTGCTAGGAACACGTGCATTGCATCttcaatcattttattaacatacacccCACTGAAACACAGAACCACCGGTGCTAGGAACACATGCATTGCATCttcaatcattttattaacatgcacCTCACTGAAACACAGAACCACCGGTGCTAGGAACACATGCATTGCATCttcaatcattttattaacatgcacCCCACTGAAACACAGAACCACCGGTGCTAGGAACACATGCATTGCATCTTCAATCAATTTATTAACATGCACCCCACTGAAACACAGAACCACCGGTGCTAGGAACACATGCATTGCATCttcaatcattttattaacatacGCCCCATTGAAACACAGAACCACCGGTGCTAGGAACACATGCATTGCATCttcaatcattttattaacatgcGCCCCACTGAAACACAGAACCACCGGTGCTAGGAACACATGCATTGCATCttcaatcattttattaacatacGCCCCACTGAAACACAGAACCACCGGTGCTAGGAACACATGCATTGCATCttcaatcattttattaacatacGCCCCACTGAAACACAGAACCACCGGTGCTAGGAACACATGCATTGCATCttcaatcattttattaacatacacccCGCTGAAACACAGAACCACCGGTGCTAGGAACACATGCATTGCATCttcaatcattttattaacatacacccCACTGAAACACAGAACCACCGGTGCTAGGAACACATGCATTGCATCttcaatcattttattaacatacGCCCCACTGAAACACAGAACCACCGGTGCTAGGAACACGTGCATTGCATCttcaatcattttattaacatgcacCTCACTGAAACACAGAACCACCGGTGCTAGGAACACATGCATTGCATCTTCAATCAATTTATTAACATGCACCTCACTGAAACACAGAACCACCGGTGCTAGGAACACATGCATTGCATCTTCAATCAATTTATTAACATGCACCCCACTGAAACACAGAACCACCGGTGCTAGGAACACATGCATTGCATCttcaatcattttattaacatgcacCTCACTGAAACACAGAACCACCGGTGCTAGGAACACATGCATTGCATCttcaatcattttattaacatacacccCACTGAAACACagtggttagtacttggatgggagaccacctgggaatactgagtgctgtaggctgcatgttaagctgatacgaatatatatatataacatacacccCACAGAAGCACAGAACTACTGGTGCATGGAACAACATGCATTGCTCCCtcaatcattttattaacatactgtacaccCCACTGAAACACAGAACCAGCGATATGTTATATTGTACTTTCAATAATAGTGTAGTTGCCCTAATTGTGCTACAGTGTAGTTTTACTATATAATGCTATAGTACTTTGTCATATTGCTAAAACTAGCAGTGATAGCATGACTTCTTCCAGTATTCTCTTCCTAATATTCATGTGTGTAGTAGTAGTTGTTCCACGTTTTTGAGTTGTTTGGAGAGCAATTGTGATGTGACTTTCAAACAGGACTCTTCAAATCcagcatttttcattttcaatgtatgCTGCTCTCTGTATTGCCCCTCAGCTGCTGATGCTGTGTTTATGCACTGTTGCCCATTAAAATGACAGTAAGGCATTGGTCTCTTCATGTTGTGTCTTTAACATTCCAAACACgttaaaaaaagtacaacatgGGCCATGGCTGAAGGAAATAGTTCTGTGCAACGTGAGACAGATAAGGGGGGTATAGAGGATTATACTTTTTCAAAGGAGAGTTTAATCACAATGAACAAGACCATTGTTTGGATGACACACCTACCAGCAACCGAAATAGTCCCGAATGATTAATTTGCACTGTTGTGAGGGTGTTCACTTCACTTCACTGACGTGTTTCTGATTTGAAACAAACCCCTCCAGGACATGACACGCGGCGCCGCtcgagagaagaggaggaggaagaaatgCAGAAGCGCAGGCAGATTCAAGAGGAACATCTCAACAAGGTATAGCTCTTTCAGCTCCAGACCTGGTGTTGAGCACTGTCATCACAAACATCTTCAATTCTGAGCGCTGATTTGATGACCCACCCATTGCTCTTGCATACCGTGTTTGACCATTTAGGGCAAAAGAGCAGCTATGGCACGactgcagtgtacagtatgtgggAGCATGTGCATCTGCTCCACGGGGCAccatacattatataataatctGCTGTGTAGTATGTAGTTTGATGGATGGCTGTGTACAAATTCAGTCCAATGGAATAGCATTCCAGGTGAAacagtaggatctaaaacactgggaacataaagactagattctgtgctttagAATGAGTTgccccagtaggggagaatggtgtgttAAAAAGGGGCAAGCCTTGATGGGCAGAATGGTTCCCAAGCTTGTGTTCTTCTGTTGAGCATTCAGATGAGTCAGAATGCAATGTGCTTGCGGACTATATCTGTACCTCTTGAACATGAACTGCCTTGTAGTTTGTAAAGTCATCTATAGTGATGCCTAGACTCTTGTGCTTTCAAGGTTTTCAAGTGGCCCACAATGTCCACCCCTAATCCTGTCATGGGATACTGTTCCCAACCACATAAATAACATGCTTGTTTCAATAACATGCTTGTTTCAATAACATGCTTGTTTCTATAACATGGTTGTTTCTTTCTAGTATGAGTTCCAATGTTGTCAAATCTTACCTTAAAAATGTTTCAGATGCAGTCTGGTTtagggaaattgattttaaaagaagAGATGGAGAAGGAGATGACTCAAGAACGATACTCCAGAAGCATCTCTGCTCAGCGCTATACCTCTCCGCAAATGGACTCGTATAAGTCAGGTATGGAAAGCTGTTCCATGCTTCCATTCCATGCTCTCATCCACTTCCATCTGCATCTTTATAGAGTGGCAAGAAGCTTTCAAGAAGGAACGAGACACGTGTCTAGGGAATAGAAAATACCAGCCTAAAATAACTAACCCAGTTGAGATctctattattattgttattattttttatttttttaattttttttttacagtgcacaAACTCAAACTATGAAAGAAATGTGTAACCAATCACCCTAGAATCATATCTTACTATAAAATTAAATACTATTATAGCACATTGCTGCTTTAAAGTAAAGAAGATGTTTTGTATCCATTATCTCAGCTATTTTATGTTACAGGTGTATAAGGTTATGGTCCAGTTCTGTGTGCATTATATAAATAGTGATGCAGTGCTTTCTTTACTTTCCCCTTTCAGACCGAAATGCCTCCATGACCTCCTCTCTCCCTGGCTATGGACGGAACGGCCTACACAGGGTAAGGTGATCAACTGAAAAACCATCACAACGCTGACAGTGTACAAAGAGGAATAGAAAATCAAGCAGAGCTAACAGTATCATCCCTTCAATTCacgttttgtattttgtgtgctaGAATCAAAGGGTGGATGAAGGCTTGTGCCCTGGTGGGGGATAGCTATCCTAATACTTGCTTTTGTAGCATACACTGCCACCTGGTGCATGGTTATTGTAATAACACTATTGTAGGTAAACTCTGTAAATGTTTCATCCATGGagataaataacaaatataacCACATCATTACTGACAATTACAGTCTTGTCTTTGTGTGCCTTGCAGCCACAGTCTACAGATTTTTCTCAGTACAACAGCTACGGTGATGTGTGTGGAGGTGTCAAAGGTAAGAATCTGTAACATTGGGatgaattctgttctgtttgGACTGTTAATGTTGTGTGCAGTCTTCTCTAAGTGATAGCTATAGGGAGCATCGATTTACAAGGAGGTATTCAGTCTTCCAAGTGGATATCTGAAACCACTGCCAGTCTCCTAGTAATCAAtgcaaataattacaaatataataagcCTTTCGAATTTAAGATATGCAAATAATTGAATTTATGATGTGTAATAAACCTTACCTCTAATCTCTAATCTCTTTTCTCCCTTGTTTTTGTGTCTTTCAGAGTTCCAGGTATGTAATAAATAATCTGTCTGGCACATACTCTTGCATGTGTACTGGATGTAAAATGTAGAGGCATGTTGCCATGTATGATGATATGCAAAGGAGGCTATCCACTCAGAGCATGTTATGGAATCTGCTGTCCATATGCTTCACAGAGGAGTTAGCTCACATTCCCTCTGTTTGTCTGGTTACTTATGTAATGGCATATTATATGTTGCTCATTCCTATGGAAATCTTTTATTTGTT
Protein-coding sequences here:
- the LOC121321696 gene encoding uncharacterized protein LOC121321696 — encoded protein: MIEDAMHVFLAPVVLCFSEVHVNKMIEDAMHVFLAPVVLCFSGVHVNKLIEDAMHVFLAPVVLCFSEVHVNKLIEDAMHVFLAPVVLCFSEVHVNKMIEDAMHVFLAPVVLCFSGAYVNKMIEDAMHVFLAPVVLCFSGVYVNKMIEDAMHVFLAPVVLCFSGVYVNKMIEDAMHVFLAPVVLCFSGAYVNKMIEDAMHVFLAPVVLCFSGAYVNKMIEDAMHVFLAPVVLCFSGAHVNKMIEDAMHVFLAPVVLCFNGAYVNKMIEDAMHVFLAPVVLCFSGVHVNKLIEDAMHVFLAPVVLCFSGVHVNKMIEDAMHVFLAPVVLCFSEVHVNKMIEDAMHVFLAPVVLCFSGVYVNKMIEDAMHVFLAPVVLCFSGVYVNKMIEDAMHVFLAPVVLCFSEVHVNKMIEDAMHVFLAPVVLCFSEVHVNKMIEDAMHVFLAPVVLCFNGVYVLPRSRTV